Part of the Rhizoctonia solani chromosome 2, complete sequence genome is shown below.
CGCAGAGGCTCGTGGAGCAGCACAGGAAGTTTGGTCGGACGCGTACATTACTCACTCGAAATGGCATAGCTGACAACCGATTAAGACTCTATAGAGTTCGACGGGCGTGGGGACAACTACGGGTGCTCCCGAGCGCTGGCGGGCCCTGCACGACGAGTTTCGTAGAGAGACCAAAATGAATCATTGCGGGATAGTCTAGGGACGCTTACGTGCCTGCGAGTTAGCTAATTGATATCCGTGCAATTTTCTCTACTATTAAACTAATTGTTAAAGACAGAGAGACGTGATAACAAGTTACCAAGGTATGCAAGTGACGAGTTGATTCAATGAGCGGAGCATTACAGGTAACATTTGAAATGGAATGGTCGGAATATAAAGACCCCATCTAGCGATAGTACACAGTATACCCCCGGGAAGAGTACCTATACAGTCCTCGTTGGAGGTTTCGGTAGCCCGACCGCGCCCAGATGGATTGGGCACGCGCGGTTCCTGGATGTTCTAAATTGGGGCCCTTGGCAAGTCAGAAAGCCTGGACTGATCAAACCTTGTGCGGTTTGGAGTAGCTGCCGGTACCGGGTCCCAGAGATGAGGAGCGGAAGAGCACCCAGATTGGCTCTGATTGAAAGTGGTGAATGGGTATTTGATCAGATTGTAGATTGAAAAGGTCTGTGGCATGGGATGAGACTTTTTTGTTCTCAATTCGATGGGTTATTTTGTTCAAAttttttggggggggggatccTTGCGAATTCTATGTGTAGTTCTCTCTCGTATAGTTCTATTGACCCCAGTTCGTGGATGGCCAAAGAGCGGATTTGAAAGCAAGACAAGGTCTGTCCAAGATCAGAAGCGCTCGGGGCTCGGAAGAAAAAACATTCTGATGCGTTGTTTTCCCTGAGCACGAAAAGGGTAATCAGTTGTGTTAAACGCAAAGAACAAACGCAGAGATGGATCAATTTGTAGTTGAATATTCAAATTTAGCTCCGGTTAGGCATGGTTAGGCGTAAAGGATAGAGTAATCATAGATACGATATCATAGGGATGAAATTCCTTAATGCCAAGCCTTGGGTCGCGGTGAACGCTGGTCAGTTGTGTAGGCAGTCCGAGGCTGAACCTAAATCGATACGAGTGATAACCAGATAGCGCATATTTTGCATTGGAAAGATTCCTCTTGACTACTCTATCGTTAGTTGATTATACGGTAATATCAATCAGTGCGTTTGACCAGCCTGGTACCACGGTGGCTGTGCCGATCGATAGGGCCAGGCCGTTTCAACAGACGGACGTCCTGGTTGGAATAATCAAGCTGGATCCCACATGTCGTGATATTCCTCCCGCTGCGCAGCCGATACTCACTAACATAGATCCCAAGAAGCGAGGACCGCAAAGAAAGGCCAGGTCTATCAGCCTAATTGGATTCCAATGGAGGGAATACAAAAATACAGTCTGCTGCGGCAAGGTCGCGCAGTCGTGGAGACAAATGTGTATGTACGGGGAATGGCCAATTGAGAGTGTACGTGTATCCACGCCCGTGTTGAACATATCAGTTCCGGCGGACCCGGGGTTGACCCTGTCTTGGGGATTGATGTGCCGGACAAGCCCGCATCAGGCTGAGTGAACAGACGGATCACCGTATTGTCGGCAACGACCGTATTGAGCGAGCTGAGGAACATGGCAGCATTGTCGGAGGCCGATAGTAGAGAGAGTAATCCAGAGCCGGAACGAATGCTGACTGAGCGGAATATGCGTAGCCTTGGTAAGCGCCGAGGGGCCGTGTGAGCTAAATTGTCGGGGATCAACCCAGCCGAGTAGGTAGCGGCATTTTCCCTCGCGACCATATAACACTTTGTGTTCTTGTTTCGTTCCGCGCACGAGCACACACTCTCTCGCTATACTCTATCGCCTAGACACGCTGTTTGTTTGGCCACTCGGCAACGCATTAGCATAGCCGGAAGCAAAAACGGGACCTGGAACAAACGACGACGAGCAGGTCTTGAGTCCCTATTGCTTTGGTTTTTATCCCCGGCCTGGAGCCATCAAACATCAGTCGGCGACTCCCACAGACGACCTCAGTTGCGGAACAAATAATATAAAATGGAGTCGCTCACCGCTCCTCTGTCTGCTGCATTTTCTGCTATTTTCCCCCGCTCGCCGAGGATGGCGCTTgacaaggaaggagatgcgTTGTTGGACAAGGAAGCCGAAGCAATCAAGAGCGAGTTTCGAGTCGAGGGCATGACGTGTGGCGCGTGTGTCAAGGTCGGTCTCTTATTATTTTATTCCGGATTGTGGCTCATTATTCCCAGTCGATCGAAGACGGTCTGAGATCACAGCCAGGGATCTACTCGATCCAGGTTGCGCTGCTTGCTGAACGGGCGGTGGTCGAATACGATCCGGTGTTGTGGACTGATGACAAGATCGCCGAGGTATGTCCTCTATTGGTTCATATGACCCCTCTgactgtgttccaggaaATATCCGACATGGGATTCGATGCGACTGTTATTCCTGCAGCTGCTACTTCCACTCTGGCACTACGTGTATTTGGAATGACCTGTGGTTCTTGCGTTGCGACCATTGAGAAGCAAGTCGCTGCCCTTCCTGGAGTCTTGAGCATCGCCGTCTCGCTACCCACCGAACGCGCTCAAATTGAATACAACCGAGCGCTAGTCAATCCTCGCGAAATCGTCGAATGCGTCGAAGACTGCGGATTCGATGCCGTCCTTGCCGACGACAATGATGCGACCCAAATGCAATCGCTTACCAAGACAAAGGAAATTCAAGAATGGCGCCGCCGCTTCTGGACAAGCTTTAGTTTTGCCGTGCCCGTATTCTTTATCGGCATGGTCGCAATGCATATCCCCTTCCTCATGCCTATTGTCGGTTACCGGCTTTGCACTGGCATCTACCTTGGCGACTTGCTGGTCTTTTTGCTCACTATTCCCGTCCAATTCTGGATCGCTCGTAAATTCTATCATAATGCCTGGAAGGCGGTCAAGCACGGCAGCGCAACCATGGACGTTCTCGTCATGCTGGGTACCACATCCGCATTCATCTACTCGTTCCTTGCCATGTTCTTTGCCATGTTCAACTCGAACCCCGACTTTCGTCCCGCCGTCTTCTTCGATACCTCGACTATGCTTATCACTTTTGTTTCTCTCGGACGATACCTCGAGAACCTGGCCAAGGGCAAGACTTCTGCTGCCCTTACCGATTTGATGGCCCTCGCCCCGAGCATGGCGACCATCTACACCGACGCACCCGCATGCACCGTCGAGAAAAAGATCGCCACCGAGCTGGTCCAGGTAGGGGATACCGTCAAGATCGTACCAGGTGACAAGATCCCGGCCGACGGCACACTCCTCAAGGGTACCTCGACAGTCGACGAATCGGCCGTAACCGGCGAACCCGTCCCGGCTCTCAAGCAAGTGGGCGACTCTGTCATTGGGGGAACCGTCAATGGTCTCGGAACGTTTGATATGCTCGTCACTCGTGCAGGAAAAGATACGGCCCTGGCGCAGATTGTCAAGCTTGTGGAAGAAGCTCAGACGAGTAAAGCCCCGATCCAGGCGTTTGCTGATAAAGTTGCAGGATACTTTGTGCCGACTATTATTTTACTCGCCCTCGTCACGTTCTTGGTCTGGCTGATCATCTCGCACCTGATTAATCCCGAGTCCCTCCCGAAACTGTTCACCGCGCCCGGAGAAACCAAATTGGCGGTGTGTTTGAAGCTGTGTATCTCGGTCGTGGTGGTTGCTTGCCCGTGCGCTCTCGGCCTAAGCACTCCAACGGCGATCATGGTCGGCACGGGTGTCGGCGCTCAGAACGGAATTCTCATCAAGGGCGGCCGCGCTCTCGAAGCAAGCAAAGACGTCCGCGTCGTGGTACTGGACAAGACCGGCACCGTTACCGAAGGCAAACTCACGCTGGTCGACCTCGTCTGGTGCGGGGACGATTCCGATTCGCTCGAGGGCCTTGCGGCAGATGGCCAAACGACCAAACGGGACGCCTTGTCGATGGTGTCCGTCGCTGAAGCCCGCTCGGAACATCCGCTTGCCCGGGCGATTGCGCACTATGGCAAGGAAACACTCGGTCCCCATGCAGAGCCTACGATTGAGAGCTTTGAGTCTGTGACGGGGTTGGGTGTCAAGGCCCGCATGACCCTATCGTCGAACGTGGGCAGGACGATCTATGTCGGTAGCGCCGCATTCATCTCGGACTCACCTCTTCCATCCAAACTCGTCCAATTCACCGACCGGGAAACGTCCAAGGGCCGAACCGTTGTCTATGCGAGCGTCGGCAAGCTCCCGATCTTGGCTGTGTCGATGAGTGATATCCCCAAGCCATCGTCCGCACCCGCGATCAAGGCGCTCCAGAAGATGGGAATCAAAGTATGCCTCATGACGGGTGACTCGGCTCCGACCGCACACGCGATCGCTCAAGAAGTCGGGATCCCTCGGGACTGCGTGTGGGCTGGAATGTCCCCCAAGGGCAAAGCGTCGAAAGTCGGGGAGATGGGCAAGGGCGTGGCGATGGTCGGAGACGGGATCAACGATTCGCCGGCGCTGGTCGCGGCCTCGGTCGGGATCGCGCTTTCGAGCGGGACGTCGATCGCGGTCGAGGCGGCGGACATTGTGCTCATGCGCTCGTCCTTGCTCGACGTCGTGGCTGCACTCCACCTGTCGCGCTCGATCTTTGCGACGATCCGACGTAACCTCGTGTGGGCGTGCGTATACAATATCCTTGGTGTCCCCCTCGCCATGGGCGTCGGTCTCCCGTGGGGCGTGAGTCTGCATCCGATGGTCGCGGGCGCAGCGATGGCGTCTTCGAGCGTCAGCGTCGTCGGGAGCAGTCTCCTCCTGAGGTTCTGGAAACGGCCTGTCATCGAAGGTGTGGATGAGAAGGAGCCGGGCGTGCTTCGTGGGGTGTGGGAGGAAGTGAAAGGGCTCGGAAGGACGAGGAGGGAGAGGACGGGGTACGAGGCGCTTCCTGTCGAGATGGAGGATCGTGTATAGCGGTGTGGTTATATTGCGTCTGTGGTATTTATgtgtttttgttttttgtttttcgtTTGCTTTTTATGCGTCTTGGAATTGATATCTTTTCTTGGAATGTAATTGTGAATCTAGTCAATGTGAATATGGCGATAAACGCTGGATTTGGAAATTGTGTCACGTGATGCGGCATATACTGAGGTGCTGTAGCCGAGTGCAGCTAGTCTTGTAATATTCCTTGAACTTGAGAGTCGAACTTGTTTTCACGACCTCAAGATCTACTCGCCAATTGTAGCTCGGCTATGGATGACGGATTGTCAACTAATATATCAGTGGCTGTTGAAGCCTGTCACTTTGGTCAGTCGAAAGATCTACATATGGATATAGTTCAGTTTCGCTCTATTCAAAGCGACGCTTCAGAGGACTTTGATAGTCTGTATCATTTAAATATAAGGGCATTCCGATCGGATCTCAAGCATATGGAACCCATTCTGGATAAAATTTAGATTGGAACTCTTGATAATCTTAAATTTCACGGTGTACTTGAATGACAGCACTCGGAACTTCTGGTTTCAATCATTCCCTATTTGTGAACATTCGCAGAAAGGTACTAAATAATTCATACGGGACGGGGAATCCCTCCTAATCCCTTAAAAATTCCTTTCTGTAGATGTACGCGGTAAATAGTTGATAAATACCATAGAACACGCCGACTTACAGGACACTAAAAGGATCCTTTATGCCATTACCGAGGGCCTCTCCGAGAGGGTTGGGGAGAGTCAAGGGCCCCGATACCGCTTCCCCAATGTACCCATACGCGTCCTGTGAGAACGTCAGTTGAGATCCAGTCCTGTTAGTAGGACCTACAGCTTCGATGTTACTCAATAggttcctgattgtttcggCCTGGCCGTTTAACTCCCCGGTTTGGTCTTTATCCATATTGGCAATGCGACTGCTAGACTCCTTGAAAAGACTGACAATGTGTTCGATCTTGCCTGCAGGGTTTGTGCCTCCGCTGTGAGGATCGTCCATGATGAGTTTAGAAGGTGAGATGGTAATAGCTAGCAAAAGACCGCACCTAGTAGATTCAAACAACGTTTTGACATCCGACCGTAACTTGGACAGCTCTTCGACGACTTTTTCCCCAGTGCTGCATTTTTCAGTACAGACACCACCTCGAGTCATGAGGTTATCGGCTCTGACGGGGGCAGCAAACACAACGGTCGCACAGGCTGCGACAGCGAGAAAAATGGCGAAAAGGCGAGTGAGAGTGAGATGGAACATATTCGCAATCGTCGAGTCGAGTTCAGTTTGCGATGAGCAACACCGTGCTCTCGCCCTTGCTTTATACCATTTGGTTGTCCGAGCTTTGAAATCCACCCAATGTTCACATATTAATCAATCATTTGGTGGTGTATGTGGCTGATATGTATCCGACATGGTCATactatgctctcaggcataGAAGTACAACAAATGACATCGGGTAATACTCATGCTTTCCGGGATGAACACGATGGGCTTAGCGATATTTATGTGGCTGGATCCGGCACGGGGACCCGCCACCCTACTGGCAGTACTGTCTCGGTTATCAGCCACAATATATGCCATTACGGTAGTCAATATATTGTAGACTTGGGCGTTGGTGGCTCCGCGTATCCGATATAAAACCATATACATAGCTACTAATAGATACATAAagtacgcatacatgctcATCGTTAGGAACCAGCAGGAGTGTGGGATCCGGCACGGGGTGCACGGATGAAAGCTGGGGCACTGAGACGCGAGCAGAACTTGCGGGTGGGTGGCCAAACCTAACAATGAGAGCGGAGCGTGAGAACATCCAGTGGTCAATGTGAAAATCAAGATGCGATGTGGAATCGAATGCGCTGTAAGAGTATGGTTGAACGAGCGAGACTCATGCTCACGTGAGCGAACCCACTCCGCGCTACGCCATGCTTTTCTGCTCGAATAGGGCGGAATTTAGGCACATCCTCACCAGCGCATCATCCAAACGCATCGGGGACGAACTGTTCGGAGCTCTGCCGGGACTGGAGGCAGTAGCTGAATTGATACTCAAGTCAGGAATCGGTAAGCTGGGAGGCTCGCCGGCTACTGCTCAACCTTTGTAGGACCTTACGTCCGCGTAGATACGTCCTTACGATCGCTTAGTTACGTCCTTATGACCGCCTCTCTCCCGCCCCTTTGGCCTCTCTTATCACGCCCTTATGGCACCTGCATCGGGTCTCACGGCCCTCCCGAGCAACTTACCTCTCTTGCGCTCGTCTTCTCGGTTTGTTTCCTTCTCCCTCTCTCTCTTAGTGTAGTTTGCCTCGGTtctgtgagcggtttgccttgttcgcatgtagcttgttataaatatgaataaaaaagatcacgtgacaaacttttttgattcatatttaaggagctacatgctCACGTGACAAACTACACTCCTCTCTGCGCGACCCTACGCATAAGTCTGGGCTAGTGCGTCTCCGCAGGCTCCGACCCACAGCCCCTAATTTCCTTTTGTATGCTTAATACTTGAGGAATTACACTAATTCGTAATCGTTCCTCTCTAGTATAGAAAATGCCCTTTTAGAAATCAGGCTCGGGCCTCAGCTTGAACAAACTGTGACCGTTAGGGGCTCATAGGAACGACGGGAAACCATAATTATATTCAGGCAGCTGATTGTCGTATGCATATCTTGAAAATCTACCAAAATTAAGATAACATCAAGAACCATATTTCTTCTCGATTGAGTGTCTCTTTTCAATCAGCGAGTCAATAGTTGACCTAAGAAGTCGGATGTTCCCATTCCTTCTTCATGCGTGAGGTCTGCCGCAACCTCTTACTCGCTTTGATGAAAATGTGATAACGCCCTGAACTCTTTTTTGAGTGGTTCTCCTTCTGCGTTTACGGCAATAGTCTGCTTTGGATCCGATTAATAGTCAGGGGCCCAACCCAGTGGTTTATTTCCTTCTTCCTAAAGCGAATAGATCACTTCACATGACTTTACGGCAAGATTCTACCCACCGGTCCTACTGAGAACTTTCCCAGACTCGGCTCTGCCGTACTTGCTTCCATCTTGACCAGTAGCTAGGTCTTTCCATAGTGAGTCCATGGTGTAAAAAGGCCATGATGATGATAACGGAGGGTTCTCAAGCTAGCACCCATTCAGCTGGAAACCCTCTTTTGATTCAGCCGCAATAGCTATATGCTCAAGCCTGATATCAAGATTGGGCGGATTGAACCAAATGATCAGGATACCGCTCGGTCGGTAGTTGTCTTAAATTTGATCTCTCTACTAATGGCTTCTCCACCCTAGCACTGGAAGACTTATATAACCATCTTGATCCACGTGCAATGCAATGTATTTAACGATGAAGACGGAAGAAGTAACGAGAAAAGAATTTGTTTTCTATTGGATCATTCTTACATCGCTTCTTAGATCATTCAT
Proteins encoded:
- a CDS encoding copper transporting P-type ATPase, whose product is MESLTAPLSAAFSAIFPRSPRMALDKEGDALLDKEAEAIKSEFRVEGMTCGACVKSIEDGLRSQPGIYSIQVALLAERAVVEYDPVLWTDDKIAEEISDMGFDATVIPAAATSTLALRVFGMTCGSCVATIEKQVAALPGVLSIAVSLPTERAQIEYNRALVNPREIVECVEDCGFDAVLADDNDATQMQSLTKTKEIQEWRRRFWTSFSFAVPVFFIGMVAMHIPFLMPIVGYRLCTGIYLGDLLVFLLTIPVQFWIARKFYHNAWKAVKHGSATMDVLVMLGTTSAFIYSFLAMFFAMFNSNPDFRPAVFFDTSTMLITFVSLGRYLENLAKGKTSAALTDLMALAPSMATIYTDAPACTVEKKIATELVQVGDTVKIVPGDKIPADGTLLKGTSTVDESAVTGEPVPALKQVGDSVIGGTVNGLGTFDMLVTRAGKDTALAQIVKLVEEAQTSKAPIQAFADKVAGYFVPTIILLALVTFLVWLIISHLINPESLPKLFTAPGETKLAVCLKLCISVVVVACPCALGLSTPTAIMVGTGVGAQNGILIKGGRALEASKDVRVVVLDKTGTVTEGKLTLVDLVWCGDDSDSLEGLAADGQTTKRDALSMVSVAEARSEHPLARAIAHYGKETLGPHAEPTIESFESVTGLGVKARMTLSSNVGRTIYVGSAAFISDSPLPSKLVQFTDRETSKGRTVVYASVGKLPILAVSMSDIPKPSSAPAIKALQKMGIKVCLMTGDSAPTAHAIAQEVGIPRDCVWAGMSPKGKASKVGEMGKGVAMVGDGINDSPALVAASVGIALSSGTSIAVEAADIVLMRSSLLDVVAALHLSRSIFATIRRNLVWACVYNILGVPLAMGVGLPWGVSLHPMVAGAAMASSSVSVVGSSLLLRFWKRPVIEGVDEKEPGVLRGVWEEVKGLGRTRRERTGYEALPVEMEDRV